One Thermosipho africanus Ob7 genomic region harbors:
- a CDS encoding ABC transporter substrate-binding protein: MKKFLSVIIAVLVVSILFSQVEVVFWHGLSRDPDKSSIDKIIAEFEKENPDIKVKVVLVPAAETDSTKLLTAVAAGTGPDLVYLDRFTVSQRAANNVLEPMEDYLKMAGINIEEMKKQFYDFAIEECIFNGKMWALPFDTDVRILLYNKKLLEKAGYSKPPKTVYEMIDVAEKLTVEGKRGRYETVGFIPWYAQGWPYTWIYAFEGKVFDKKTGKFVFATDPGVIEAYKWQKEWADRFGYEALNAFGSLQIGDLNPFTAGKLAMIVDGNWTISGLRMFAPKDFKYEITGIPTKSGQPVTWAGGWSLAIPKGAKNKEAAAKLAYFIATKGQVIYSVDTLHLPTYKPAVDDFLKKDPSQKVFVDLLDHAKTRPPLPVGALLWDKLVEARDFVLTGQKSVEQALLDAQKEVQEEYDRIMQRVGGK, translated from the coding sequence ATGAAAAAATTTTTAAGTGTCATTATTGCAGTTTTAGTCGTAAGTATCTTATTTTCACAAGTAGAAGTAGTATTTTGGCATGGTCTTTCAAGAGATCCTGATAAAAGTAGTATTGACAAAATCATTGCAGAATTTGAAAAAGAAAATCCGGACATTAAAGTTAAAGTTGTACTTGTCCCTGCTGCAGAAACCGATTCAACCAAACTTTTAACAGCTGTAGCAGCCGGTACAGGGCCAGATCTAGTTTATCTAGATAGATTTACTGTCTCACAAAGAGCTGCTAACAATGTTCTTGAACCTATGGAAGATTATTTAAAAATGGCAGGAATAAATATCGAAGAAATGAAAAAGCAATTCTACGATTTTGCCATTGAAGAATGTATTTTCAATGGAAAAATGTGGGCTCTACCATTTGATACAGACGTTAGAATTCTTCTTTATAATAAAAAACTCTTAGAAAAAGCAGGCTATTCAAAGCCACCAAAAACTGTATATGAAATGATAGACGTAGCTGAAAAACTTACCGTTGAGGGAAAACGTGGAAGGTATGAAACTGTAGGCTTTATACCATGGTATGCACAAGGTTGGCCATATACTTGGATATATGCATTTGAAGGTAAAGTATTTGACAAAAAAACGGGAAAATTCGTATTCGCAACTGATCCAGGCGTTATTGAAGCATATAAATGGCAAAAAGAATGGGCAGATAGATTTGGCTATGAAGCATTAAATGCTTTCGGCTCACTGCAAATAGGGGATTTAAATCCATTTACGGCAGGAAAACTTGCAATGATCGTCGATGGAAATTGGACTATATCTGGGCTAAGAATGTTTGCTCCTAAAGATTTTAAATATGAAATCACTGGTATTCCAACAAAAAGTGGTCAACCAGTTACCTGGGCCGGTGGTTGGAGCCTTGCAATTCCAAAAGGTGCTAAAAATAAAGAAGCCGCTGCAAAACTTGCATATTTTATTGCTACAAAAGGTCAAGTAATTTACTCAGTTGATACGTTGCACCTTCCAACATATAAACCTGCAGTAGATGATTTTCTAAAGAAAGATCCTTCGCAAAAGGTTTTTGTAGATTTACTGGATCACGCAAAAACAAGACCACCACTTCCAGTCGGCGCACTTTTGTGGGACAAATTAGTTGAAGCAAGAGATTTTGTTTTAACAGGTCAAAAATCAGTTGAGCAAGCTCTATTAGACGCTCAAAAAGAAGTACAAGAAGAATACGACAGAATAATGCAAAGAGTAGGTGGTAAATAA
- a CDS encoding efflux RND transporter permease subunit yields MEKLGRFVQKNAIWVVLITVLLTVFFSYEIKDLQIQDDITKYPPKDDPLVRKYDSLAREFGINSMLMVGFSIDSFNDLKAIDNLTQEISKLEGVEHVTSLTNIPLVVETDYGIEVSTVSEILKTRDINPTYLLKYKTLKDKFISDDAKAGLMLVSLESGKESETFSRLKEVIENKYPKDVHFFGVAAVNEAVKEITLKNILRLVPISIFIVILILSVTFRKISGAILPILGVIVSVIWTMGLIALFGFNITVANSIIPVALISIGTAYSIHVVNKYYEEKGERAQRVISTISDVGLAVILSGLTTAVGFLSLLTADIKPVWIMGIFSSIGVMLCNFIALFFVPALLYYINPKPVFHVENKNHSKLILKPKLTISILIILAIVSIPFLLRIKTDMDIVNSLNPNERIIVDKEFLDENFGGSDYLFVDIKGDFKDPSTLIAMNEIERKLNKIPGVVNTFSIVDTILDLSEAFTGFYSIPFSKDELSNLWFFLLGNDTIYSVVNKDLNRGIIQVTVKTESESETRRLLKEIDKVLNSIPKGFRVSNDVDFKYYSNILNVKEDNLKKLYEAVKNVSFSTLSKLHREDILNSIRHIEEMYGFSVDDKEEVLRRVINLKDFSEEDFEKIMEDNPDFGYALYNELYLSVKKWKAMYFAEQLNVPYNKNTEQYLKIVAEDSVYNPSDQPTYSAVHTGAQEIALYVSDLLFKNQYQSMLLTLLVVFLLLLLQMRSFKVGVIGIIPSIFTVFFNFALMGMFNIPLNTATISIAAIAIGAGVDYAIHFISRFKIESKRIKDSKTAIIRTIYTSGRGILFNALAVSFGFFTFFFSSIRMLRQFGVLTGITLLLSAIITILFLSSAFLLINKGGRKS; encoded by the coding sequence TTGGAAAAACTTGGAAGATTTGTACAAAAAAATGCTATTTGGGTTGTTTTGATCACTGTATTATTAACCGTATTTTTTAGCTATGAGATTAAGGATTTACAAATACAAGATGATATTACCAAATACCCGCCAAAGGATGATCCTTTGGTTCGAAAGTATGATTCGCTAGCAAGAGAATTTGGTATTAATTCGATGTTGATGGTTGGATTTTCTATTGATTCGTTTAATGATTTAAAGGCTATTGATAATCTAACCCAGGAAATTTCAAAACTTGAAGGTGTAGAGCATGTAACTTCTCTTACGAATATTCCTTTAGTTGTTGAAACAGACTATGGAATAGAAGTTTCAACAGTTTCTGAAATATTAAAAACAAGGGATATTAATCCTACCTATCTTTTAAAGTATAAAACTTTAAAGGATAAATTTATTTCAGATGATGCAAAAGCTGGTTTGATGCTTGTTTCTCTTGAGAGTGGAAAAGAGTCTGAGACTTTTTCAAGATTAAAAGAAGTTATTGAAAATAAATACCCAAAAGATGTACATTTTTTTGGGGTCGCTGCTGTCAACGAAGCGGTAAAAGAAATTACATTAAAAAATATTTTAAGGCTTGTCCCAATTTCGATATTTATAGTAATACTTATTCTTTCAGTAACTTTCAGAAAAATTTCAGGTGCAATTTTACCCATTTTAGGTGTAATTGTAAGTGTAATTTGGACAATGGGCCTAATTGCATTATTTGGTTTTAACATAACGGTTGCAAATTCAATTATTCCAGTTGCACTTATTTCCATAGGTACAGCCTATTCTATACATGTTGTAAATAAATATTATGAAGAAAAAGGAGAAAGAGCTCAAAGAGTAATTTCAACGATTTCAGATGTTGGTCTTGCAGTTATTTTAAGCGGACTTACAACTGCTGTTGGATTTCTTTCACTTTTGACTGCTGATATAAAACCGGTTTGGATAATGGGAATATTTTCAAGTATAGGAGTAATGTTATGTAACTTTATAGCACTCTTTTTTGTTCCCGCATTACTGTATTACATAAATCCAAAACCTGTTTTCCACGTTGAAAATAAAAATCATTCCAAATTGATTTTAAAACCAAAGCTTACAATATCTATCCTAATTATCCTTGCAATTGTAAGTATTCCTTTCTTACTTAGGATCAAAACTGATATGGATATTGTAAATTCCTTAAATCCAAATGAGCGGATAATAGTTGATAAGGAATTTTTGGATGAAAATTTTGGTGGTAGTGATTATTTGTTTGTTGATATAAAGGGAGATTTTAAGGATCCATCAACTTTAATTGCGATGAATGAAATTGAAAGAAAATTAAATAAAATTCCTGGAGTAGTTAATACTTTTTCAATTGTGGATACAATTTTGGATTTGAGTGAAGCATTTACTGGCTTTTATTCAATACCATTTTCTAAAGATGAACTTTCAAATCTCTGGTTTTTCTTGCTTGGTAATGACACTATTTATTCAGTTGTAAATAAAGATTTGAATAGGGGAATTATTCAAGTAACAGTTAAGACTGAGAGTGAAAGTGAAACTAGAAGGCTTTTAAAAGAAATAGATAAAGTTTTAAATAGTATTCCAAAGGGATTTAGAGTATCAAATGATGTTGATTTTAAATACTATTCTAACATTTTAAATGTCAAAGAGGACAATCTAAAGAAGTTGTACGAAGCTGTTAAAAATGTAAGTTTTTCAACTCTTTCGAAACTGCATAGAGAAGATATTTTAAATTCAATTAGGCATATAGAAGAAATGTATGGTTTTTCAGTTGATGACAAAGAAGAAGTTCTAAGAAGAGTAATTAACTTAAAAGATTTTTCTGAAGAAGATTTTGAGAAAATTATGGAAGATAATCCTGACTTTGGCTATGCATTATACAATGAGCTTTATTTAAGTGTCAAAAAATGGAAAGCAATGTATTTTGCAGAACAATTAAATGTTCCATATAACAAAAACACGGAACAATATTTAAAGATTGTTGCAGAAGATAGTGTTTATAACCCATCGGATCAACCTACCTATAGTGCTGTCCATACTGGAGCACAGGAAATAGCTCTTTATGTTAGTGATTTGTTGTTTAAAAATCAATATCAATCGATGTTACTTACACTTTTAGTTGTATTTTTACTTCTCTTGCTTCAAATGAGATCCTTCAAAGTTGGGGTAATTGGTATTATACCTTCTATCTTTACAGTGTTCTTTAATTTTGCACTTATGGGAATGTTTAACATACCGTTAAATACCGCAACTATATCTATTGCTGCTATTGCGATTGGCGCAGGGGTTGATTATGCAATTCACTTTATTTCAAGATTCAAGATTGAAAGTAAGAGGATAAAAGATTCTAAAACTGCTATTATAAGGACAATATATACAAGTGGAAGAGGGATACTATTTAATGCGCTTGCAGTTTCTTTTGGTTTCTTTACGTTCTTTTTTTCAAGTATTAGGATGCTAAGACAATTTGGAGTATTAACTGGCATAACTTTACTTTTGAGTGCAATTATTACAATATTATTCTTATCATCAGCGTTCTTACTAATAAATAAAGGAGGTAGAAAGTCATGA
- a CDS encoding outer membrane lipoprotein-sorting protein, whose amino-acid sequence MRKVWAVVSILVFSIFAFSLTGQQVLDMVKDNYQNVKDEKAVFTLKMTDEEGTVKEKQFVIYLYKKSEDDVYAIIRFEKPVSDKRLTLLVKGADNIYLYMPAFRTTKRISGAAKNDRFAGSDFTYKDIELVYKVSDKNYKAELVKEDEKYYYLHITHNDAELDFKELNMKIDKELKIPVYIEFFNWQGEKYKTITFEKIENIQGYNVPTKILANNIKENTKTEIILNDVEFDIGIPESFFSPMTISKPILKF is encoded by the coding sequence ATGAGGAAAGTTTGGGCAGTTGTATCAATACTAGTTTTTTCAATTTTTGCTTTTTCACTGACGGGACAGCAAGTATTGGATATGGTTAAGGATAACTATCAAAATGTAAAAGATGAAAAAGCAGTATTTACATTGAAGATGACTGATGAAGAAGGCACAGTAAAGGAAAAGCAGTTTGTTATATACCTTTACAAAAAGAGTGAAGATGATGTGTACGCCATTATACGTTTTGAAAAACCGGTTTCTGATAAAAGACTTACATTACTTGTAAAAGGTGCAGATAACATATATCTTTACATGCCTGCATTTAGAACCACAAAAAGAATAAGCGGAGCTGCAAAAAATGATAGATTTGCTGGATCAGATTTTACATACAAAGATATAGAACTTGTTTACAAAGTAAGTGATAAAAATTATAAAGCAGAACTTGTAAAAGAGGATGAAAAATATTATTACCTTCATATCACACATAATGATGCAGAATTGGATTTTAAAGAGTTGAATATGAAGATAGACAAAGAACTTAAAATACCTGTCTATATCGAATTTTTTAACTGGCAAGGTGAAAAATATAAAACTATAACTTTTGAAAAGATTGAAAATATTCAAGGATACAATGTTCCAACAAAGATATTGGCAAACAACATCAAGGAAAATACTAAAACTGAAATTATTTTAAATGATGTAGAGTTTGACATAGGTATACCAGAAAGTTTCTTTTCACCTATGACTATTTCAAAGCCAATATTAAAATTTTAG
- a CDS encoding polyhydroxyalkanoate synthesis regulator DNA-binding domain-containing protein gives MRIIKKYKNRKLYDTSIKKFITLSDIANFVKNGEAVKVIDNLGNDITQEIFLKARIKGKVFGSLKKEMVEKLIQGFIKIFKGNTDDFIEILLDLVNQGVLPADIAKELGNAVIRHFNEFEDNMKKDIIELIKSTGFVPKEEYDKLKKEYELLKKRCEGQSG, from the coding sequence GTGAGGATAATTAAAAAATATAAAAACAGAAAGTTATATGATACAAGTATAAAAAAATTCATTACTTTAAGCGATATTGCAAATTTTGTTAAAAATGGTGAAGCTGTAAAGGTTATTGATAACCTGGGGAATGATATTACCCAGGAAATTTTTTTGAAGGCAAGAATAAAGGGCAAAGTTTTTGGTAGTTTAAAAAAAGAAATGGTAGAAAAGTTAATTCAGGGATTTATTAAGATATTTAAAGGAAATACCGATGATTTTATTGAAATACTCCTTGATCTTGTAAATCAAGGAGTATTACCTGCAGATATTGCAAAAGAGCTTGGAAATGCAGTGATCAGACATTTTAACGAATTTGAAGACAATATGAAAAAAGATATAATTGAATTGATTAAATCGACAGGCTTTGTTCCAAAAGAAGAGTATGATAAATTAAAGAAGGAATATGAGCTTTTAAAGAAAAGGTGTGAAGGTCAAAGTGGATAA
- a CDS encoding DUF5320 family protein — MPFYGGYGGGYGRGMGYGRGFGRGYGRGFGRGFGYGAGYGYYEPSIEEERAMLMDYKRYLEEELRFVEERLRELDNYQGGDR, encoded by the coding sequence ATGCCATTCTATGGTGGATACGGAGGCGGATATGGAAGAGGAATGGGATACGGAAGAGGATTTGGTAGAGGATATGGACGTGGTTTTGGTAGAGGCTTTGGATATGGAGCAGGTTATGGTTATTATGAACCCTCAATTGAAGAAGAAAGAGCTATGTTAATGGATTATAAAAGATATCTTGAAGAAGAATTGCGTTTTGTAGAAGAGAGATTAAGAGAACTTGATAATTATCAAGGAGGTGATAGATAA
- a CDS encoding DUF5320 domain-containing protein — MPGFDGTGPMGTGPVGRRLGPCSNKNAPYTPRYGWFKPVVGWFYGYGRGYGRGFGRGYGRFAGYCRGGFGRGAGRGFGRFWW; from the coding sequence ATGCCAGGATTCGATGGCACAGGACCAATGGGAACAGGACCAGTTGGAAGAAGATTGGGACCATGTTCTAACAAAAATGCACCTTATACTCCAAGATACGGTTGGTTTAAACCAGTAGTTGGTTGGTTTTACGGATATGGAAGAGGATATGGAAGAGGTTTTGGTAGAGGATATGGCAGATTTGCCGGATATTGTCGAGGCGGATTTGGTAGAGGGGCAGGTCGAGGATTTGGAAGGTTTTGGTGGTAA
- a CDS encoding P-loop NTPase translates to MKITILSGKGGTGKTTVSTNLAYTLSKKYKVQLLDADVEEPNDHLFFNVNVEKEESVDILLPVVDNDACIRCGECAKACQFGAITSFPNATVVFKNLCHGCGVCSMVCPVNAITEVPKSIGKIVLGKINDNLKFGMGLLNIGEPSGVRIIRQLKKHIDENVDVVLIDSQPGTSCPVVESLRNIDFAILVTEPTTFGLHDLSLAVDLVREMKIPSGIVINRDTGNTNLIDEYAKKENIPILLKIPFDREIAKLYSEGKIFSEYLPEWEEKFANVFDTIKGMVK, encoded by the coding sequence ATGAAGATAACAATATTAAGTGGAAAAGGTGGAACTGGTAAAACAACTGTTTCTACTAATTTGGCCTATACACTTTCTAAAAAGTATAAAGTTCAATTACTTGATGCCGATGTTGAAGAACCAAATGATCATCTTTTTTTTAACGTAAATGTGGAAAAAGAAGAGAGTGTTGATATATTATTACCGGTAGTTGATAATGATGCATGTATAAGATGTGGTGAGTGTGCAAAGGCATGTCAGTTTGGTGCTATTACCTCCTTTCCAAATGCAACTGTAGTTTTTAAAAACTTGTGCCATGGTTGTGGTGTATGTTCGATGGTTTGTCCTGTTAATGCTATTACAGAAGTTCCAAAAAGTATTGGGAAGATTGTATTGGGGAAGATAAATGATAATTTAAAATTTGGAATGGGGCTTTTGAATATAGGTGAGCCGTCTGGAGTTAGAATAATAAGGCAATTAAAGAAACACATAGATGAAAATGTTGATGTAGTGTTAATAGATTCTCAGCCAGGAACTTCGTGTCCAGTTGTTGAAAGTTTAAGGAATATAGATTTTGCAATTCTTGTTACTGAACCTACTACATTTGGGTTACACGATCTTTCACTAGCTGTTGATTTAGTTAGAGAGATGAAGATTCCATCTGGAATTGTTATTAATAGAGATACTGGAAATACAAATTTGATTGATGAATATGCAAAGAAAGAGAACATTCCAATATTGTTGAAAATTCCATTTGATAGAGAGATTGCAAAATTATATTCTGAAGGAAAGATTTTTTCAGAATATTTGCCAGAATGGGAAGAAAAGTTTGCTAATGTCTTTGATACAATAAAGGGGATGGTTAAATGA
- a CDS encoding ATP-binding protein, whose amino-acid sequence MKQLAIVSGKGGTGKTTLSSSFGALLSPVVLADCDVDAANLNLMFNGKLEEKYDYYGGKKAIIVQNKCDKCGICKKICRFEAISFENEVYEVDQYACEGCNACVIACPQNAISLETALSGEYYYSVIDEQKEIVHANLNPGEETSGGLVAEVRKLALKKAEEKGKDIVLIDGAPGIGCPATSSITATNYVVIVTDPTSSGLHDLKRIVETVRHFRRDFGVVINKYDLNPDVSKQIENYCLSDNIEILGKIPFDELVEKSNLEMKPIVLYENSMAGKAIKEIFEKVMRKLK is encoded by the coding sequence ATGAAACAGTTAGCAATAGTTAGTGGAAAAGGTGGAACTGGTAAAACAACATTAAGTTCATCTTTTGGTGCACTATTGAGTCCTGTTGTTCTGGCAGATTGTGATGTTGATGCAGCAAATCTTAATCTTATGTTTAATGGTAAATTAGAAGAAAAATATGACTATTACGGTGGAAAAAAGGCTATAATAGTTCAAAATAAATGCGACAAATGTGGAATTTGTAAGAAAATTTGTAGATTTGAAGCAATTAGCTTTGAAAATGAAGTATATGAGGTAGATCAATATGCGTGTGAAGGTTGTAATGCCTGTGTTATTGCATGCCCCCAAAATGCTATTAGCCTGGAAACAGCACTTTCTGGAGAGTATTATTATTCTGTTATAGATGAACAAAAGGAAATTGTCCATGCAAATTTAAATCCCGGAGAGGAGACCTCAGGTGGTTTGGTTGCAGAAGTAAGAAAGCTTGCCTTGAAAAAGGCGGAAGAAAAAGGTAAAGATATTGTTTTAATAGATGGTGCACCAGGAATTGGTTGTCCAGCTACATCATCTATAACTGCAACAAATTATGTTGTTATAGTTACTGACCCCACTTCTTCAGGGTTGCATGATTTAAAGAGAATTGTTGAGACTGTCAGACATTTTAGAAGAGATTTTGGGGTAGTTATAAATAAATACGATTTAAATCCTGATGTAAGCAAACAAATAGAAAATTATTGTTTGAGTGATAATATTGAAATTTTAGGGAAAATTCCATTTGATGAATTGGTTGAAAAATCTAACCTTGAAATGAAACCAATTGTATTGTATGAAAATAGCATGGCTGGAAAGGCTATAAAGGAAATATTTGAAAAAGTAATGAGAAAACTAAAATAA
- a CDS encoding NifB/NifX family molybdenum-iron cluster-binding protein, with amino-acid sequence MKIAIPSQGKTLDSLSNDRFARAEFFVIYDFDKGEIVEVVENTANEAHGMGPKVSQMLAEKGVNVLILESVGKNAFEVLKAAGIEVYLTKKDTLANIIENYKSGKLEKVENATH; translated from the coding sequence ATGAAGATAGCTATACCATCACAAGGTAAAACACTTGATTCATTAAGCAACGATAGATTCGCAAGAGCAGAGTTTTTTGTAATTTATGATTTTGATAAGGGTGAGATCGTAGAAGTTGTAGAAAATACGGCAAATGAAGCCCATGGAATGGGGCCAAAGGTTTCTCAAATGCTTGCTGAAAAAGGTGTAAATGTATTAATTCTGGAAAGTGTTGGAAAAAATGCTTTTGAAGTATTAAAAGCTGCAGGGATTGAAGTATATTTGACAAAAAAGGATACATTGGCAAATATAATTGAAAATTATAAAAGTGGAAAATTGGAGAAAGTAGAAAATGCAACCCATTAA
- a CDS encoding NifB/NifX family molybdenum-iron cluster-binding protein, translated as MKVAFGTIDGKKINDEHFGHSNIYVVYEFDGENFKKIEEIKNPYAETHMHAKVDEILEFLGHCKVWIGNSMGKGSMVKLEKLGYKPILVKSRTVDEALEEVKALLSEEK; from the coding sequence ATGAAAGTAGCATTCGGTACTATAGATGGAAAAAAGATAAATGATGAACATTTTGGACATTCAAATATATATGTTGTATATGAATTTGATGGAGAAAATTTTAAAAAAATTGAGGAGATAAAAAATCCTTATGCTGAAACTCATATGCACGCTAAGGTTGATGAAATTTTGGAATTTTTGGGACACTGTAAAGTCTGGATTGGAAACTCAATGGGAAAAGGCTCCATGGTTAAATTAGAAAAATTGGGGTATAAACCTATTTTAGTTAAAAGCAGGACTGTAGATGAAGCATTAGAAGAAGTAAAGGCGCTATTAAGTGAAGAAAAATAG
- a CDS encoding NAD(P)/FAD-dependent oxidoreductase, which produces MKFGIFEAKNHIFMAPIKTALATPKTGFITDEQIRYYEKRAKGGVGTIILEPIAVLPTGKEHPKQTMLNTDEHIEGLKKLVDTLHKYETKLIVHLSHAGRAANPKVSGEVLAPSSIKCPSTGQIPGELTVQQINEIINAFKENALRAQKAGADGIEIQFGHGYLVHQFYSERLNKRTDEYGKDKLKFARDLLIEITKVIEIPIFIRISGSEFVEGGFTNEGLSKILALAERFGVSAVHVGWGNACDSAPWYYNHMSLPLDVMDEKLREIRKLTSLPIIAAGRMYKNERYKYLVEEKVVDGVVLGRQLIVDPEFPKKIISNSDDYIRCGSCLQGCLGNVKAGKPVGCIANPEVHVEFNGKATLKKKVAIVGGGPAGLFTGLYLKKKGYDVTLFERNNYLGGQWVLTYRAPGKLSMKDTLDDLIRKAEKELNIKLNTEVSVETFKKEKFDAIIVATGAKPFIPPIKGLENYITGFDFFEGKKVTGEKVLIIGGGLIGLEVAEALVKEGKKVTVVEALDSIGRGMEIVASKLFQKNYAPKIDVYTNTLVKEVKDKEVIVEKDGKEISLGQFDDIVITAGTKPENKIYEELSSQFDNVYLVGDAMKVGQIIDAAQEALELSEKI; this is translated from the coding sequence ATGAAATTTGGAATTTTTGAAGCAAAAAATCATATTTTTATGGCTCCTATTAAAACTGCATTGGCTACACCAAAGACAGGTTTTATTACTGATGAACAAATTAGATATTATGAAAAAAGAGCAAAAGGTGGAGTAGGAACAATAATTTTAGAGCCGATTGCTGTACTTCCTACAGGGAAAGAGCATCCAAAGCAAACTATGCTAAATACAGATGAACATATTGAAGGATTAAAAAAATTAGTAGATACATTGCATAAATATGAAACAAAGCTTATTGTTCACTTAAGTCATGCAGGAAGAGCGGCTAATCCAAAGGTGTCAGGTGAAGTTCTTGCACCTTCATCAATAAAATGTCCATCTACAGGGCAAATTCCAGGGGAATTAACTGTTCAACAAATAAATGAAATAATCAATGCATTTAAAGAAAATGCATTGAGAGCTCAAAAAGCTGGAGCAGATGGAATTGAAATTCAATTTGGTCATGGGTACCTCGTTCATCAATTTTATTCAGAAAGATTAAATAAAAGAACAGATGAATATGGAAAAGACAAACTTAAATTTGCAAGAGATTTACTTATTGAAATAACAAAGGTCATTGAAATACCAATATTTATTAGAATTTCGGGAAGCGAATTTGTTGAGGGTGGTTTTACAAACGAAGGTTTATCAAAGATACTAGCATTGGCAGAAAGATTTGGTGTTTCGGCAGTCCATGTTGGATGGGGAAATGCATGTGATTCTGCTCCATGGTATTACAATCACATGTCGCTCCCATTGGATGTTATGGACGAGAAATTAAGAGAGATAAGAAAATTAACATCACTACCTATTATTGCAGCAGGAAGAATGTACAAGAATGAAAGATATAAATATTTGGTTGAAGAAAAGGTTGTTGACGGTGTTGTTTTAGGAAGACAATTGATTGTAGATCCTGAATTTCCAAAGAAAATAATTTCTAATTCAGATGACTATATTAGGTGTGGAAGTTGTCTTCAAGGATGTCTTGGAAATGTAAAAGCAGGGAAACCAGTAGGTTGTATTGCAAATCCAGAGGTTCACGTTGAATTTAATGGAAAAGCAACTTTAAAGAAGAAAGTTGCAATTGTTGGAGGAGGGCCTGCAGGATTATTTACAGGATTATATTTAAAGAAAAAAGGATATGATGTGACCCTTTTTGAAAGAAACAATTATTTAGGCGGGCAATGGGTATTAACGTATAGAGCACCAGGAAAGCTTTCTATGAAAGATACTTTGGATGATTTGATTAGAAAGGCAGAGAAAGAATTGAATATAAAATTGAATACTGAAGTTTCTGTAGAGACATTTAAAAAAGAAAAGTTTGATGCGATTATTGTAGCAACTGGTGCAAAACCATTTATTCCTCCAATAAAGGGACTTGAAAATTATATTACTGGTTTTGACTTTTTTGAAGGTAAAAAAGTAACAGGGGAAAAAGTATTAATAATAGGCGGAGGATTAATAGGTTTAGAAGTTGCAGAAGCGCTGGTCAAAGAAGGAAAAAAAGTAACTGTAGTTGAAGCCTTAGATTCAATTGGAAGAGGTATGGAAATCGTTGCAAGTAAGTTGTTCCAAAAAAATTATGCACCTAAAATTGATGTGTATACAAACACATTAGTTAAAGAAGTAAAAGACAAAGAGGTAATTGTTGAAAAAGATGGAAAAGAAATTTCATTAGGTCAGTTTGATGATATTGTGATAACGGCTGGGACAAAACCTGAAAACAAAATATATGAAGAATTATCTTCACAATTTGATAACGTTTATTTAGTTGGAGATGCTATGAAGGTTGGTCAGATAATTGATGCTGCTCAAGAAGCATTAGAGCTTTCAGAAAAGATATAA